A genomic stretch from Peromyscus eremicus chromosome 6, PerEre_H2_v1, whole genome shotgun sequence includes:
- the Ankrd13c gene encoding ankyrin repeat domain-containing protein 13C isoform X3 — MKCQRGDLSFIFNGDAAPSESFVVLDNEQKVYQRIHHEESEMETEEEVDILMSSDIYSATLSTKSISFTRAQTGWLFREDKTERVGNFLADFYLVNGLVLESRKRREHLSEEDILRNKAIMESLSKGGSLTEQNFEPVRRQSLTPPPQNTITWEEYISAENGKAPHLGRELVCKESKKTFKATVAMSQEFPLGIESLLNVLEVIAPFKHFNKLREFVQMKLPPGFPVKLDIPVFPTITATVTFQEFRCDEFDGSIFAIPEDYKEDPSRFPDL, encoded by the exons ATGAAGTGCCAACGAGGGGATCTAAGCTTCATCTTCAATGGGGATGCTGCACCCTCTGAGTCTTTTGTAGTATTAGACAATGAACAAAAAGTTTATCAGCGAATACACCATGAG GAGTCAGAGATGGAAACAGAAGAAGAAGTTGATATTTTAATGAGCAGTGATATTTATTCTGCAACTTTATCAACCAAATCGATTTCTTTCACACGTGCCCAAACTGGATGGCTTTTTCGGGAAGATAAAACA gaAAGAGTAGGAAACTTTTTGGCAGACTTTTATCTGGTGAATGGACTTGTTCTAGAatcaaggaaaagaagagaacacCTCAGTGAGGAGGACATTCTGCGGAATAAGGCCATCATGGAGAGCCTGAGCAAAGGTGGGAGCCTGACGGAGCAGAACTTTGAG CCGGTTAGAAGACAGTCCCTTACCCCTCCTCCTCAGAACACTATTACGTGGGAAGAATACATATCTGCTGAAAATGGAAA GGCACCACACCTGGGCAGAGAACTGGTGTGCAAAGAGagcaagaaaacatttaaagCCACTGTAGCCATGAGCCAGGAATTTCCCCTGGGAATTGAGTC aTTATTGAATGTTCTAGAAGTAATAGCACCCTTCAAGCACTTTAACAAGCTTAGAGAATTTGTTCAAATGAAGCTTCCTCCAGGCTTTCCTGTAAAATTAG ATATCCCTGTGTTTCCCACGATCACAGCCACTGTGACTTTTCAGGAGTTCCGATGTGATGAATTTGATGGCTCCATCTTTGCCATCCCTGAAGACTACAAGGAAGACCCGAGTCGTTTTCCTGACCTTTAA